In Desulfobacter hydrogenophilus, the genomic stretch GCCCTGCCTTCGGTGGTGGGTGGCCTTGTCAAATCGCCTGTAATTGCAGTGCCCACAAGTGTTGGTTACGGCACAAGCTTCAACGGTATGACTGCGCTTTTGGGCATGCTTAATTCCTGCAGTTCAAATATTGCTGTGGTCAACATCGACAATGGATTCGGGGCAGGTTATATGGCCGCCACCATTAACCATGTGGGGGTTGAGTTTTAAATCACTATATTTGCCGGCGCATTTTTAAGGCTTCCTTATTTGACGGATCAATTCTCAAAATGCGGTTCAGATAGTCGTCTGCCTGGAGAATACGTCTATTGTTAAAATGAATTTTGGCTATCTGAAGTTTGGTTTTAATATCCCCTCGCCTGTTATTATCAACAGTGACAAAGCATTCAAGGGCTTTTTCCTGATCACCGGTTTCAAGATAAATGGTGCCGGCTTTATACATTAAATCCATGTTGGAAGGATTCTCTTTGATCGCCTCAGTAACAATCTCGGCCACAAACTCATATTCCTGGTTCTCCAGGCAGATATTAATAATTTTTTCCTGAAGCACCCTGTTGGAGCGGCTTTTTGACATAATACGCGAAAAAAGCATTCTTCCTTCATTCCTGAATCCGTTAATCAAAAGTGATTCACTTAGACGAACAGCTGAATCAAAATACCTGGTGCTGAAAGAGAGAATTTCCATGTAAAGCTGGGCGGCCCGTTTAAATGCGCGCTTGTTAATGTATAACTTGGCCAGATGGCTTCGGGAAATCGTATCCTGACAGTTGACGGCAACGGCCTTTTGAAGACATTTTTCACCAATTTCCGTTTTCTTGGTCTCAAGGTATAACAGCCCAAGTTTTCTTAAAATCCGTGATGCTTTGGGTTTAAGCGCCAAGGCTTTTCGGGTTTCGTCTATGGCGCCTTCAATATTGCCGGCCTCTTCACACGCCCTTGCCTCGAGCAGATGAAGCTTTGCCTTTTCCGGGTGGTTGGCAGCCTCAATAACGCTTTTTATCTTTGTATCCAAAGCGGCCAGGGTCAATGGTTTAAGAAGATACCCGTCCACTTCGTATTCTGCAACATCGGCCACAATATCGCGTTCGTTTTCGGCTGTAACCATAACAACAGGAATATCCCTGATAGTTGGGTCCCGGCGCAGGTTGGCCAACATTTGGCTTCCGTTCATTTCGGGCATACTCCAGTCAACAATGACTAAATCACAGGAAGAATTTTTCAGCGTACTCAAGCCTGATTTCCCATTATCCGCAAACAGAAGATCTTTGCCGATCTCAAGATTCCGCAGCATTTTCCGCAGGGTCAGACGCATGCTTTTCATGTCATCCACAATCAGTATGGTCATAGTTTTAATATCAATCATAAAAGGGCCTTTTCGTTAAACCGATTCAAATATTCCTTAAGCATTTCGGGTACGACCAGTGGGTCCGACGGCACAGCATTCTCGGCTCGGGTTTCGATGTCAAAGGCGGCTCGTCTCAACTGATCTGCATTTACATTGGCCGCACCGCCTTTTAACGCATGGGCGCAGGTCTTGACATATTCAGGATCAAAAGGCTCTTTTTTAACAGCCGACACAAGTTTATCAACAAGCTCGTCCACTTCCTGAAGAAAGGATGCAAGGACTTCTCCAGCCAGTTCCTCGTCATTACCAAACCGTTCAAGAAGTCCGATCCGGTCAAAGGCAAGTACCGGCGCATCGTTATCTTCCAAAACTACTGAGACCTGTTCTTGTTTCTCAACGTCATGCATATCATGATCAGGCATGTCGGAATCCGGGATTTCAAATGCCACCGAAACCAACGAGGATTTCAGCTTATACGCATTGATAAGTTCAATTAACGCATGGGGATTGACCGGTTTTGCAATAAAATCATCCATACCGGCGATTTTACAGGCCTGCCGGTCCCTTTCAAAAGCGTTTCCGGTCATGGCAATGATGGGGGTTGCGTCAAGTTTTTCCAAGGATTCATATGCCCGGATCCGACGACTGGCTTCATAACCGTCCATTTCCGGCATCTGGCAGTCCATGAAAATCAAATCGTATTCATTATCCTTCGCCTTTTCAAGCGCCTGGAGACCGTTGGATGCTGAATCGGTCTGGTATCCCTGTTTGCTTATAATTTCCTTTACCGTCACCACATTGGTTTCAATGTCATCCACTATTAAAATTTTAAATGATCTTTTTTTGCGTTCTGCAAGGGCATACCGGGTAACAATGGCCTGGCTGCTTTTCCGGTAGGTTGGTGAAAGCACCGTGTGAATGGCATCATGGAGAATGGTTTTGTCCAAAGGGAAACTTAAAAAGGCTGAAAAGCCCAAGTCTTCAAATTCTTTTGCATCCCCCTGTTTACCCACCGCAGTGACGAGAATACACGCAAGGTTGTTCAAATCAGGATTCAGGCTGAATTCCAGACCAATATTCCTTGCATATTGATCGGATTCGCTGACCTCCATAATGATCACATGGAAAGGGGTTGAAGTTGTATTCGCAAGGGTAACAAGTTCAATAAGTTGATCGTGTTCACACATCTTATAATCAAACCCGACCCGATCAAGTATTTTAGTCAGCCGGGTGCTGGGTTCCGGTTTGTCAGATACGGCAATCAGCCTGATTTCATTTCCGGAAACGGCAGACGGGTCCTGGGCAATCTCCTCGGGCAACTGTTTTTCAAAGGGCGCTTCAAACCAGAACGTGGAGCCTATTATTTCAATGCTGTCCACACCTACCTGACCACCCATTAACTCAATGAACAGTTTTGATATGAACAAACCAAGACCGGTACCGCCATATTTCTTTGTTATGGATGCATCGGCCTGAACAAAAGGCGAAAAAAGGCCTTTGAGCACATCATCGTTAATACCGATACCGGTATCATCCACACTGAAATGGATCAACGCGGACTCTTCGTTGTCCTCTTTGAGTGTCACATTCAAGGTCACAGACCCGGTTTCAGTGAATTTGATGGCATTGCTGGTGAAATTCAAGATCACCTGGCGTATTCTGCCGATATCACCTTTAAGCAGTCTTGGTACATCCGTATCTATATTATATACAAATTCAAGTCCTTTTTGCCTGGCCTGCAATTCCGGTAAAGAGACAATATCCTTAATGGCGATTTCAAGATCAAAGGGACGGATATCAAGTTCAATTTTGCCTGCTTCAATTTTGGACAGATCCAGAATGTCATTAACAATGGTTAAAAGGGCTTTGGCACTGTTATGGGCAATGTCTGCGTAGCGTCTTTGCTCGGCATCAAGCTCAGAGTCAAGAAGAACGTGAAGCATGCCCAAAACCCCATTCATGGGATTTCGTATTTCATGGCTCATGTTGGCCAAAAATTTATCCTTAACTTCGATGGCGTTTTTGGCTTCTTCCTGAACTTTTTGGGAAAAGTCAACAGCCGTCTGCTGTTTTTTGATAAGCTCCTGCTGTTTTTTGAAAATTAAAAACAAGACAGATCCAATACCGGAAAACAGAATGACAAAAACCACAAGACGAAATTCGTTGAGATTCAATACACCTGGCCCCCAGGAAGGACCAAAATAAAAAAAGGCAAGCAAGGCTGCAAAAAAACAGAATAGAACAAAAAAACCGGACAAATCCACGCAGAGAACGGTTCCGGCCATAACAATGATGAAAAAAAAGAGCCCGGGACTGAAAATACCGCCGGTAAGACAAGAAAACCAGGTGATATAAACTGTAAAAATCAATAGAATACTGCGCCCCCGGATTGCGGATCTGTCGGCAGATCGCCCACCTAATAGATGATGTGCGGCCCATATCAGGCAGACTGTTGCAATTGATGGTGCAATCAGGGCAAGGGTTTTGGCATACACACCCATCCCTGCCAGACAGAATATAATTGCCGTCATAATGGATGACAACCGGATTGATGGATCTTTATCAGTGATCATGTAGAGTTGCGTCAATCTAAATTCATGGTGTTTAAGATGTGGATATAGGAATACTATAACTGGCTGGCTGTTTGTATGTCAAACCCTAATTCGTGGGCGCTCAGGAATAGCATTTTTGCTCAATTTCTTGGTTGAATAAAAATCCTTATTTCTGAACAGACGCAGTTCATTTAATGCCTGCCTGTCAGGTGGAAATTTAATTTGGCGAAAGTATTATTTTTTCTTGACATTAATGTTATTTATATATAATTAATATTCTTAAGTAAGAGTAAAATATTATGATTAAAACAAATATTATTAACAGCCTAGTGGTCCTCATTATCGTGGAGGTGATTATTGTCACCTCCGGACGAAGGGGCGATTAGTGGCTTAAATAAGATTAATGAAAAAAAGCCGTTACCAGCCCCGAAGGGGGGCTGGTAACGGCTTTTTTGCTTTTAGGAGACTTTTTAAAAATGAAAAGAAGCAGTATTGCAACACAGGGCGTGGCAAGAGCACCCCACCGGGGCCTGCTCAAAGCCTTGGGATACACCGATATAGAGCTTAACCGCCCCCTGATCGGGATTGCCAATTCCGCCAATGAACTGATCCCGGGACACATGCACTTGGACTCTATTGTCAAAGCCGTCAAGGCCGGTATCTCCATGGCCGGCGGCACCCCCATGGAATTTTCCACCATCGGCGTATGTGACGGTATTGCCATGAATCATATCGGCATGCACTATTCACTGGCATCACGGGAGCTTATTGCCGACAGCATTGAAGTGACGGCCATGGCCCACCCCTTTGACGGTATTGTCATGGTGCCCAATTGCGACAAAATTGTGCCGGGCATGCTGATGGCTGCGGCAAGGCTTAACATTCCTGCCATTTTTGTCAGCGGCGGCCCCATGCTGGCAGGACGTCATCCCCATGACCGGGCAAAAAAAATCGACCTGATCACCATATTCGAGGCGGTGGGTGCAGTACAAAGCGACAAAATGACCGAAGAAGAACTTCTGGAAATGGAAAATGCAGCTTGTCCCACCTGCGGATCCTGTGCAGGCATGTTCACGGCCAATTCAATGAACTGCCTCACCGAAGCCATCGGCATGGGACTGCCGGGCAACGGCACAATTCCGGCACCCATGTCCAGCCGGGTGCGCCTGGCAAAAGCTGCGGGTATGCAGATCATGAATCTGGTGGTACACGATATTACCCCGGACAAAATAATGACCCGGCAAGCCTTTATGAATGCCCTGGCCGTGGACATGGCATTGGGCTGTTCCACCAATACGGTTCTGCATCTTA encodes the following:
- a CDS encoding response regulator — encoded protein: MIDIKTMTILIVDDMKSMRLTLRKMLRNLEIGKDLLFADNGKSGLSTLKNSSCDLVIVDWSMPEMNGSQMLANLRRDPTIRDIPVVMVTAENERDIVADVAEYEVDGYLLKPLTLAALDTKIKSVIEAANHPEKAKLHLLEARACEEAGNIEGAIDETRKALALKPKASRILRKLGLLYLETKKTEIGEKCLQKAVAVNCQDTISRSHLAKLYINKRAFKRAAQLYMEILSFSTRYFDSAVRLSESLLINGFRNEGRMLFSRIMSKSRSNRVLQEKIINICLENQEYEFVAEIVTEAIKENPSNMDLMYKAGTIYLETGDQEKALECFVTVDNNRRGDIKTKLQIAKIHFNNRRILQADDYLNRILRIDPSNKEALKMRRQI
- a CDS encoding response regulator — protein: MITDKDPSIRLSSIMTAIIFCLAGMGVYAKTLALIAPSIATVCLIWAAHHLLGGRSADRSAIRGRSILLIFTVYITWFSCLTGGIFSPGLFFFIIVMAGTVLCVDLSGFFVLFCFFAALLAFFYFGPSWGPGVLNLNEFRLVVFVILFSGIGSVLFLIFKKQQELIKKQQTAVDFSQKVQEEAKNAIEVKDKFLANMSHEIRNPMNGVLGMLHVLLDSELDAEQRRYADIAHNSAKALLTIVNDILDLSKIEAGKIELDIRPFDLEIAIKDIVSLPELQARQKGLEFVYNIDTDVPRLLKGDIGRIRQVILNFTSNAIKFTETGSVTLNVTLKEDNEESALIHFSVDDTGIGINDDVLKGLFSPFVQADASITKKYGGTGLGLFISKLFIELMGGQVGVDSIEIIGSTFWFEAPFEKQLPEEIAQDPSAVSGNEIRLIAVSDKPEPSTRLTKILDRVGFDYKMCEHDQLIELVTLANTTSTPFHVIIMEVSESDQYARNIGLEFSLNPDLNNLACILVTAVGKQGDAKEFEDLGFSAFLSFPLDKTILHDAIHTVLSPTYRKSSQAIVTRYALAERKKRSFKILIVDDIETNVVTVKEIISKQGYQTDSASNGLQALEKAKDNEYDLIFMDCQMPEMDGYEASRRIRAYESLEKLDATPIIAMTGNAFERDRQACKIAGMDDFIAKPVNPHALIELINAYKLKSSLVSVAFEIPDSDMPDHDMHDVEKQEQVSVVLEDNDAPVLAFDRIGLLERFGNDEELAGEVLASFLQEVDELVDKLVSAVKKEPFDPEYVKTCAHALKGGAANVNADQLRRAAFDIETRAENAVPSDPLVVPEMLKEYLNRFNEKALL
- the ilvD gene encoding dihydroxy-acid dehydratase — translated: MKRSSIATQGVARAPHRGLLKALGYTDIELNRPLIGIANSANELIPGHMHLDSIVKAVKAGISMAGGTPMEFSTIGVCDGIAMNHIGMHYSLASRELIADSIEVTAMAHPFDGIVMVPNCDKIVPGMLMAAARLNIPAIFVSGGPMLAGRHPHDRAKKIDLITIFEAVGAVQSDKMTEEELLEMENAACPTCGSCAGMFTANSMNCLTEAIGMGLPGNGTIPAPMSSRVRLAKAAGMQIMNLVVHDITPDKIMTRQAFMNALAVDMALGCSTNTVLHLKAVAAEAGVDIPLDLINEVSKRTPHLCSLSPGGKDHIEDLDAAGGIQAVMKELSDNNMIDTSLVTATGKTIKENLEKVKVKYPDVIRPVNDPYHKEGGLAVLFGNIAPEGCVVKQSAVLPEMMKHQGPARVFDCEEDASAAIMERQINPGDVIVIRYEGPAGGPGMREMLTPTSAIAGMGLDDRCALITDGRFSGGTKGASIGHVSPEAAQGGLIAFVNEGDQIRIDIPNKTIELMVPEDELALRKADWKKPEPKIKKGYMARYAKMVTSAGNGAIFK